The following proteins are encoded in a genomic region of Micromonospora olivasterospora:
- a CDS encoding glycoside hydrolase family 65 protein, giving the protein MPVDVDPGCELCAAELPGGWALAYSDGDPAGEATRETLLTLGNGYLATRGAPPEAWSDGVHYPGTYLAGFHNRLADPHRPDGEDSIVNLPNWLPLTFRPAGGDWLAPDRARREHEHRVLDLRHGVYLRELLVVDRQQRRTRIRQRRLVSMANPHLAAVETIIVPENWSGRLEVRSAIDGGVANANAPPEAGTCGRHLTDVASGADGPHTVWLTAATTGSRQRVALVARTTVGLADGPRPPAAPAVATGPDEVAQVFGVDVVPGDRVSAEKTVAVFADRDRAEYEPLAAAREEIRHAPAFEALLAEHTAAWARLWERFRLDIGEEHPWQLPVRVQTFHLLQTLSPHTTDLDAGVPARGLHGEGYHGHIFWDELFVYPYLNLRLPELTRALLEYRHRRLTAARRQASAAGMAGALFPWQSGSSGRDESPSRSRSPVTGEWVDDRTGRQQHVSLAVAYCVWRYWETTADLAFLAATGVELLIETARFWAGLATYDPAHDRYDIRGVLGPDEYHDGYPGRPGQGLDNCAYVNVMVSWVLARAEEAYAIQRRHLGAAPWREVAVSDDERGRWAHISRRLRLAFLDGGILAQFERYGDLAELDWQRYRRRYGDLRLLGSLLQAEGDDPNRYKISKQADVLMLLYLFSADELTGLVRRLGYDFDPARIPATVDHYLSRTTHGSTLSRIAHAWVLARTDRRRSLEMLQAALGTDLTRPEHSSTREGIHLGATAGTLDILQRCYTGLEVRDNVLRLCPLLPEALDHLCCVLRYRNLLITLDVDRERVRLSAAPGADQPVPVAVWDRSLLLSPGDTVTVTLNHPSSRTAQP; this is encoded by the coding sequence GTGCCGGTGGACGTGGACCCGGGCTGCGAGCTGTGCGCCGCGGAACTGCCGGGCGGCTGGGCGCTGGCGTACTCCGACGGCGACCCGGCGGGCGAGGCGACGCGCGAGACGCTGCTGACCCTCGGCAACGGGTACCTGGCGACCCGGGGAGCGCCCCCGGAGGCGTGGTCCGACGGGGTCCACTACCCGGGCACCTATCTGGCCGGCTTCCACAACCGGCTCGCCGACCCGCACCGTCCCGACGGCGAGGACAGCATCGTCAACCTGCCGAACTGGCTGCCGTTGACGTTCCGCCCGGCCGGGGGCGACTGGCTGGCGCCGGATCGGGCGCGGCGCGAGCACGAGCACCGCGTACTGGACCTGCGTCACGGGGTCTACCTGCGCGAACTGCTGGTGGTCGACCGCCAGCAGCGCAGGACCAGGATCAGGCAGCGGCGCCTGGTGTCGATGGCCAACCCACACCTGGCGGCGGTGGAGACGATCATCGTCCCGGAGAACTGGTCGGGCCGGCTGGAGGTCAGGTCGGCCATCGACGGCGGGGTGGCCAACGCGAACGCGCCCCCGGAGGCGGGGACCTGCGGTCGGCACCTCACCGACGTCGCGAGCGGGGCGGACGGCCCGCACACGGTCTGGTTGACCGCGGCGACGACCGGCTCCCGGCAGCGCGTCGCCCTGGTCGCCCGTACCACGGTGGGCCTCGCCGACGGGCCGCGACCGCCCGCCGCGCCGGCCGTGGCGACCGGGCCGGACGAGGTGGCGCAGGTGTTCGGGGTCGACGTGGTGCCCGGGGACCGGGTGTCGGCGGAGAAGACCGTCGCGGTCTTCGCCGACCGCGACCGTGCGGAGTACGAGCCCCTGGCCGCGGCCCGGGAGGAGATTCGGCACGCCCCGGCGTTCGAGGCGCTGCTCGCCGAGCACACCGCCGCCTGGGCCCGCCTGTGGGAGCGGTTCCGGCTCGACATCGGCGAGGAGCACCCGTGGCAGTTGCCCGTGCGCGTGCAGACCTTCCACCTGCTGCAGACGCTGTCGCCGCACACGACCGACCTGGACGCGGGCGTGCCGGCGCGCGGCCTGCACGGCGAGGGCTACCACGGGCACATCTTCTGGGACGAGCTGTTCGTCTATCCGTACCTGAACCTGCGGCTGCCGGAGCTGACCCGGGCGCTGCTGGAGTACCGGCACCGGCGGCTGACGGCGGCCCGCCGGCAGGCGAGCGCCGCCGGGATGGCAGGCGCCCTGTTCCCGTGGCAGAGCGGCAGCAGCGGCCGGGACGAGAGCCCCAGCCGAAGCCGCTCCCCGGTCACGGGGGAGTGGGTGGACGACCGGACGGGACGGCAGCAGCACGTCAGCCTGGCGGTGGCGTACTGCGTGTGGCGATACTGGGAGACGACGGCGGACCTGGCCTTTCTCGCCGCCACGGGCGTCGAGCTGCTAATCGAGACGGCGCGGTTCTGGGCCGGCCTGGCCACGTACGACCCGGCCCACGACCGCTACGACATCAGGGGCGTGCTGGGGCCCGACGAGTACCACGACGGCTACCCGGGCCGCCCCGGCCAGGGGCTGGACAACTGCGCGTACGTCAACGTGATGGTGTCGTGGGTGCTGGCCCGCGCGGAGGAGGCGTACGCGATCCAGCGCCGGCACCTCGGCGCGGCCCCCTGGCGGGAGGTGGCCGTCTCCGACGACGAGCGCGGCCGGTGGGCGCACATCAGCCGCCGGCTCCGGCTGGCCTTCCTCGACGGCGGGATCCTCGCCCAGTTCGAGCGGTACGGCGACCTGGCGGAGCTGGACTGGCAGCGGTACCGGCGCCGGTACGGCGACCTGCGGCTGCTGGGGTCGCTGCTGCAGGCCGAGGGCGACGACCCGAACCGTTACAAGATCTCGAAGCAGGCCGACGTGCTGATGCTGCTGTACCTGTTCAGCGCCGACGAACTCACCGGCCTGGTGCGCCGGCTCGGCTACGACTTCGACCCGGCCCGGATTCCCGCGACCGTGGACCACTACCTGTCCCGCACGACCCACGGGTCGACCCTCAGCCGCATCGCGCACGCCTGGGTGCTGGCCCGTACCGACCGTCGGCGGTCCCTGGAGATGCTGCAGGCCGCGCTCGGCACCGACCTCACCCGCCCGGAGCACAGCTCCACGCGGGAGGGAATCCACCTCGGCGCCACCGCCGGCACACTGGACATCCTGCAACGCTGCTACACCGGCCTGGAGGTCCGCGACAACGTGCTCCGGCTCTGTCCGCTGCTGCCGGAGGCGCTCGACCACCTCTGCTGCGTC
- a CDS encoding MarR family winged helix-turn-helix transcriptional regulator — protein MEPARELGVRLHELTTAVRMIKQRYADSRSSVPLGMIGLLRRIDRFGDGCHARELALRAGLDPSTVSRAVAGLVAQGLVERRTDAADKRVAVLAVTPAGRAALADTENWYGAVLDRALTGWTPAEAAALSAALARFTHDIKNALGNQENLEAAR, from the coding sequence GTGGAACCCGCTCGCGAACTCGGCGTCCGGCTGCACGAACTCACCACGGCCGTCCGGATGATCAAGCAGCGCTACGCCGACAGCCGCTCCAGCGTGCCGCTGGGCATGATCGGGCTACTCAGGCGGATCGACAGGTTCGGCGACGGATGCCACGCCCGCGAACTCGCCCTGCGCGCCGGGCTGGACCCGTCCACGGTCAGCCGGGCCGTCGCCGGCCTCGTGGCACAGGGCCTCGTCGAGCGGCGCACGGACGCGGCCGACAAGCGGGTCGCCGTCCTGGCCGTCACGCCCGCGGGCCGGGCCGCCCTGGCCGACACCGAGAACTGGTACGGCGCGGTCCTCGACCGCGCGCTGACCGGCTGGACCCCGGCGGAGGCGGCCGCGCTGTCGGCCGCGCTCGCCCGGTTCACCCACGACATCAAGAACGCACTCGGAAACCAAGAGAACCTGGAGGCGGCGCGATGA
- a CDS encoding TetR/AcrR family transcriptional regulator has protein sequence MDETMGLRERKKAATRLALHEAALRLATEHGLDRVTVEAIADAANVSRRTFSNYFSGKEEAIAYGDVVRLRRLLELIREQRADQPPWTVLTRAAEEIIAETYADPDPSWLAQRRRLRAHPSLVAHQIAAYATIERELAAAIAHRLTGPDPALRSRVLAAAFLTTFRVAIQHWTDHPEGPLRDAVRTALATVAPAPDPDGDRPVPAAGRR, from the coding sequence GTGGACGAGACGATGGGGTTGCGCGAGCGCAAGAAGGCGGCCACCCGCCTGGCGCTGCACGAGGCGGCACTGCGCCTCGCCACGGAGCACGGGCTCGACCGGGTGACCGTCGAGGCGATCGCCGACGCGGCCAACGTGTCCCGCCGTACCTTCTCGAACTACTTCTCCGGCAAGGAGGAGGCCATCGCGTACGGCGACGTGGTCCGGCTGCGCCGGCTCCTCGAGCTCATTCGGGAGCAGCGCGCCGACCAGCCGCCGTGGACCGTGCTCACCCGCGCCGCCGAGGAGATCATCGCCGAGACGTACGCCGATCCCGACCCGTCCTGGCTCGCCCAACGCCGTCGACTGCGCGCGCATCCCAGCCTCGTGGCGCACCAGATCGCCGCGTATGCCACCATCGAACGCGAACTGGCCGCCGCGATCGCGCACCGGCTCACCGGCCCCGACCCGGCCCTGCGGTCGCGGGTCCTGGCGGCCGCCTTCCTGACCACCTTCCGCGTCGCCATCCAGCACTGGACCGACCACCCCGAGGGGCCACTGCGCGACGCCGTGCGCACCGCGCTCGCCACCGTGGCCCCCGCCCCCGACCCCGACGGCGACCGGCCGGTCCCCGCCGCCGGTCGCCGATAG
- a CDS encoding MDR family MFS transporter encodes MSAPTTATDAGPMSHRQTLEALSGLLLVLFVAMLSSTVVSIALPKIIGALNGSQTQYTWVVTATLLTATATTPIWGKLADLFNKKLLIQAAIVVFLVGSIVSGFAQSAGQLIAARAFQGIGVGGLQALVQVAIAAMIPPRERGRYNGYLGGVMALATVGGPLLGGLIVDTSWLGWRWCFFVGVPVAVIALILLQVTLHLPTARRENVKIDYWGASLIAAGVSLLLVWISFVDDSFGWLSWQTAAMVGGSLALLALAVRVEARHAEPIVPLKIVRERTTALAILASLAVGMAMFGGSVFLGQYFQIGRGYTPTEAGLLTIPMMAGVLVSSIVSGRLITRTGRIKPYIVAGTAFLVAGFAVLGTIDHETPLWFLAVAMFLVGVGVGMSMQNLVLAVQNTVALRDIGAASSSVAFFRSLGGTIGVSVLGAVLARRVTDQITHDLTAAGIPASGGGGSSNLNLAALPEPIRQIIRAAYGDATGHIFLISAAIAVVGVIAALLLRPVTLRSSLDLSDTTRSVAVAADAVDAAPAFDEVAPDSGPRRAPARR; translated from the coding sequence ATGAGCGCACCCACCACCGCGACCGACGCGGGGCCGATGAGCCATCGGCAGACCCTGGAGGCGCTCAGCGGTCTGCTGCTGGTGCTCTTCGTCGCGATGCTGAGCAGCACGGTCGTCTCGATCGCCCTACCCAAGATCATCGGGGCGCTCAACGGCTCGCAGACCCAGTACACCTGGGTCGTCACCGCCACCCTGCTCACCGCCACCGCCACCACCCCTATCTGGGGCAAGCTGGCGGACCTGTTCAACAAGAAGCTGCTGATCCAGGCCGCGATCGTGGTGTTCCTGGTCGGCTCGATCGTCTCCGGCTTCGCCCAGAGCGCCGGGCAGCTCATCGCCGCCCGCGCGTTCCAGGGCATCGGCGTCGGCGGCCTGCAGGCCCTGGTCCAGGTCGCCATCGCGGCGATGATCCCGCCGCGCGAGCGCGGCCGGTACAACGGCTACCTCGGCGGGGTCATGGCCCTCGCCACCGTCGGCGGCCCGCTGCTCGGCGGCCTCATCGTCGACACCTCCTGGCTCGGCTGGCGCTGGTGCTTCTTCGTCGGCGTGCCCGTCGCCGTGATCGCGCTGATCCTGCTCCAGGTCACCCTGCACCTGCCCACCGCCCGCCGCGAGAACGTGAAGATCGACTACTGGGGGGCGAGCCTGATCGCCGCCGGCGTGAGCCTGCTGCTGGTCTGGATCTCCTTCGTCGACGACTCCTTCGGGTGGCTGTCCTGGCAGACGGCCGCGATGGTGGGCGGCTCCCTGGCGCTGCTGGCGCTGGCCGTCCGGGTCGAGGCGCGGCACGCCGAGCCGATCGTCCCGCTCAAGATCGTCCGTGAACGCACCACGGCCCTGGCCATCCTGGCCAGCCTCGCCGTCGGCATGGCCATGTTCGGCGGTTCCGTCTTCCTCGGCCAGTACTTCCAGATCGGCCGCGGCTACACCCCGACCGAGGCCGGGCTGCTCACCATCCCGATGATGGCCGGCGTCCTCGTCTCCTCCATCGTCTCCGGCCGGCTCATCACCAGGACCGGCAGGATCAAGCCCTACATCGTCGCGGGCACGGCCTTCCTGGTCGCCGGCTTCGCCGTCCTCGGCACCATCGACCACGAGACCCCGCTGTGGTTCCTCGCCGTGGCCATGTTCCTCGTGGGCGTCGGCGTCGGCATGTCCATGCAGAACCTCGTCCTCGCCGTGCAGAACACCGTCGCGCTCAGGGACATCGGCGCCGCCAGCTCCAGCGTCGCGTTCTTCCGCTCGCTGGGCGGCACCATCGGCGTCTCCGTCCTCGGCGCCGTCCTCGCCCGGCGGGTCACCGACCAGATCACCCACGACCTGACGGCGGCCGGCATCCCCGCCTCCGGCGGCGGGGGCAGCAGCAACCTGAACCTGGCGGCGCTGCCGGAGCCGATCCGGCAGATCATCCGCGCCGCGTACGGCGACGCCACCGGGCACATCTTCCTCATCTCCGCCGCCATCGCCGTGGTGGGCGTGATCGCCGCCCTCCTGCTGCGCCCGGTGACGCTGCGATCCAGCCTCGACCTGTCCGACACCACCCGCTCGGTGGCGGTCGCCGCCGACGCCGTCGACGCCGCCCCCGCCTTCGACGAGGTGGCGCCCGACAGCGGCCCCCGCAGGGCCCCGGCCCGGCGCTGA
- a CDS encoding adenylyl cyclase: MTTPTAGGEESPTGRPRRQRLGRALALGLALTTAVATPGTSLAAAPPPGGILDLGPNVTVFDPSMPVGRIQATLDAAHAAQVDDEMGTRRHAYLFKPGTYGSAEHPLRFKVGYYTEIAGLGAAPTDVVVNGKVEVYNRCLTGGGTSNCLALVNFWRTLSNLSIKIDAAGQDGCRASANFWAVSQAVSMRRLDVSGGNLSLMDYCTAGPQFASGGFIADSRLPFVTNGSQQQWLTRNSQVAGWSNGVWNQVFSGVVGAPDDATFPNPPYTTLDTTPLSREKPYLFVDERGRYQVRVPAARRNTRGVSWADGMTPGRTLPITDFFVAKPSDPVSAINAQLARGRHLLLTPGVYDIARSIKVKRPDTVVLGLGHATLTAVDGAVPLDVADVPGVVAAGVTIDAGLDESPVLLRVGRRHGGRRSSADNPTTLSDVYFRVGGPHVGRTDVALEINSDNVLIDHTWVWRGDHGVEGFTDTERWNTNTGRYGVVINGDHVTATGLFVEHFQRYNTVWNGDDGTTILYQNELPYDPPTQADWMNGDVEGYAGYKVGDHVRRHTLHGGGVYVFNQNNPAIHTENGFEVPETPGVRLHHIMTVNLSAGTIDHVVNGVGEPADTTRIGAPVYVARYPA, translated from the coding sequence ATGACGACGCCGACTGCCGGGGGCGAAGAGTCCCCGACCGGGCGGCCCCGCCGCCAGCGACTCGGCCGGGCGCTCGCGCTCGGCCTCGCGCTGACGACCGCCGTCGCCACGCCGGGCACATCCCTCGCCGCAGCCCCGCCACCGGGCGGCATCCTCGACCTCGGCCCGAACGTCACCGTCTTCGACCCCAGCATGCCCGTCGGCAGGATCCAGGCGACCCTCGACGCGGCGCACGCCGCCCAGGTCGACGACGAGATGGGTACGCGGCGCCACGCGTACCTGTTCAAGCCCGGCACGTACGGATCGGCGGAGCACCCGCTCCGGTTCAAGGTCGGCTACTACACGGAGATCGCGGGGCTGGGCGCCGCGCCCACCGACGTCGTCGTCAACGGCAAGGTCGAGGTCTACAACCGCTGCCTGACCGGCGGCGGGACGAGCAACTGCCTCGCCCTCGTCAACTTCTGGCGCACCCTGTCCAACCTCTCCATCAAGATCGACGCGGCCGGCCAGGACGGCTGCCGGGCCTCGGCCAACTTCTGGGCCGTCTCGCAGGCCGTGTCCATGCGCCGCCTCGACGTCAGCGGCGGCAACCTGTCCCTGATGGACTACTGCACCGCCGGCCCGCAGTTCGCCAGCGGAGGCTTCATCGCCGACTCCCGGCTGCCGTTCGTCACCAACGGATCGCAGCAGCAGTGGCTGACCCGCAACAGCCAGGTCGCCGGCTGGTCCAACGGAGTGTGGAACCAGGTCTTCTCCGGGGTCGTCGGCGCCCCGGACGACGCCACCTTCCCGAACCCGCCCTACACGACGCTCGACACCACCCCCCTGAGCAGGGAGAAGCCGTACCTGTTCGTCGACGAGCGGGGCAGATACCAGGTGCGCGTGCCCGCGGCGCGGAGGAACACGCGCGGCGTCTCGTGGGCCGACGGCATGACGCCGGGCCGTACGCTGCCGATCACCGACTTCTTCGTCGCGAAGCCGTCGGACCCGGTGTCGGCCATCAACGCGCAGCTCGCGCGCGGCCGGCACCTGCTGCTCACCCCCGGCGTGTACGACATCGCCCGCAGCATCAAGGTCAAGCGCCCCGACACCGTCGTCCTCGGCCTCGGACACGCCACGCTCACCGCCGTCGACGGGGCGGTCCCGCTCGACGTCGCCGACGTCCCCGGCGTCGTCGCCGCCGGTGTCACGATCGACGCGGGCCTCGACGAGTCGCCGGTGCTGCTGCGGGTGGGCAGGCGCCACGGCGGGCGGCGCAGCTCCGCGGACAACCCGACGACCCTGTCGGACGTGTACTTCCGCGTCGGCGGGCCGCACGTCGGCAGGACCGACGTCGCGCTCGAGATCAACAGCGACAACGTGCTCATCGACCACACCTGGGTGTGGCGCGGCGACCACGGCGTCGAGGGCTTCACCGACACCGAACGCTGGAACACCAACACCGGCCGCTACGGCGTCGTGATCAACGGCGACCACGTGACGGCGACGGGCCTGTTCGTCGAGCACTTCCAGCGGTACAACACCGTCTGGAACGGCGACGACGGCACGACGATCCTCTACCAGAACGAGCTGCCGTACGACCCGCCGACCCAGGCGGACTGGATGAACGGCGACGTCGAGGGCTACGCCGGCTACAAGGTCGGCGACCACGTGCGGCGGCACACCCTGCACGGCGGCGGCGTGTACGTCTTCAACCAGAACAACCCGGCCATTCACACCGAGAACGGCTTCGAGGTCCCCGAGACCCCGGGCGTCCGGCTGCACCACATCATGACGGTCAACCTCAGCGCGGGCACCATCGACCACGTCGTAAACGGCGTGGGTGAGCCGGCCGACACGACCAGGATCGGGGCCCCGGTGTACGTCGCGCGGTACCCGGCGTAG
- a CDS encoding dihydrofolate reductase family protein — protein MSKVTAQLSVSADGFYAGPRHTDDGDGDWMASAESAGFFRVTRWVTDAMAWRERQGFAGGERDTNSDVVAEQFAAAGAYVMGRRMADGGEVPWGEEPPFRAPVFVVTHRPRQPLHRRGGTSFTYVTDGVASAVAQARAAAGGRNVAVAGGGSLVRQVLRAGLLDELELHVVPVVLGTGLRLFDADLDLGEKEAIELTPTRVIHTPQVTHIRYVVGGRAPLVLDDRGSGGGPTATR, from the coding sequence ATGAGCAAGGTGACCGCACAGCTGTCGGTGTCGGCCGACGGGTTCTACGCCGGCCCACGGCACACCGACGACGGCGACGGCGACTGGATGGCGTCGGCCGAGAGCGCGGGATTCTTCCGCGTCACGCGGTGGGTCACCGACGCGATGGCGTGGCGCGAACGGCAGGGCTTCGCCGGCGGGGAACGGGACACGAACTCGGACGTGGTCGCCGAGCAGTTCGCGGCGGCCGGCGCGTACGTCATGGGGCGCCGGATGGCCGACGGGGGCGAGGTGCCCTGGGGCGAGGAACCGCCGTTCCGCGCTCCGGTCTTCGTCGTCACGCACCGCCCCCGGCAGCCCCTGCACCGCCGGGGTGGCACCAGCTTCACGTACGTCACCGACGGCGTGGCAAGCGCCGTCGCACAGGCACGCGCCGCGGCGGGCGGCAGGAACGTCGCCGTGGCCGGGGGCGGCAGCCTGGTCCGGCAGGTACTCAGGGCGGGGCTGCTCGACGAGCTCGAACTGCACGTGGTGCCGGTCGTGCTCGGCACCGGCCTGCGGCTGTTCGACGCGGACCTCGACCTCGGCGAGAAGGAGGCGATCGAGCTGACGCCGACCCGGGTCATCCACACGCCGCAGGTCACCCACATCCGGTACGTGGTGGGCGGGCGCGCCCCGCTCGTGCTCGACGACCGGGGCAGCGGCGGCGGCCCGACCGCCACCCGTTGA